A region from the Streptomyces tsukubensis genome encodes:
- a CDS encoding fumarate reductase/succinate dehydrogenase flavoprotein subunit → MSYTEYETGAPVTDTKAPDGPIAGRWDRRRFEAKLVNPANRRKHTVIVVGTGLAGGAAGATLGEQGYQVEQFCYQDSPRRAHSIAAQGGINAAKNYRNDGDSVHRLFYDTVKGGDFRARESNVHRLAQISVEIIDQCVAQGVPFAREYGGLLDTRSFGGVQVSRTFYARGQTGQQLLLGAYQALSRQIAAGTVTMHPRTEMLDLVVVDGRARGIVARDLITGEISTHFADAVVLATGGYGNVFYLSTNAMNSNATAVWRAHRRGAWFGNPCFTQIHPTCIPRTGDHQSKLTLMSESLRNDGRIWVPKAAGDTRPPGEIPESERDYYLERIYPSFGNLVPRDIASRAAKNVCDEGRGVGPGGQGVYLDFADAIRRLGREKVAEQYGNLFDMYQRITAEDPYEVPMRIYPAVHYTMGGLWVDYDLQTTVPGLFAIGEANFSDHGANRLGASALMQGLADGYFVLPSTINDYLARTPLGDRPTAAHPEVADIVAETEDRLNLLLAVDGDRTPDSFHRELGELMWEYCGMSRTEEGLRKALERIPQIREEFWQRIKVPGTGDEFNQSLEKANRIVDYLELAELMCLDALHRAESCGGHFREESQTPDGEAARRDEEFGYAAAWEFPRDRRAPVLHKETLVFEHVHPTQRSYA, encoded by the coding sequence ATGAGTTACACGGAGTACGAGACCGGCGCCCCGGTCACCGACACCAAGGCGCCGGACGGGCCGATCGCCGGGCGCTGGGACCGCCGCCGCTTCGAGGCGAAGCTCGTCAACCCGGCCAACCGGCGCAAGCACACCGTCATCGTGGTGGGCACCGGACTGGCCGGCGGAGCGGCCGGCGCCACCCTCGGTGAACAGGGCTACCAGGTGGAGCAGTTCTGCTACCAGGACTCGCCCCGCCGGGCCCACTCCATCGCCGCCCAGGGCGGTATCAACGCGGCCAAGAACTACCGCAACGACGGCGACTCGGTCCACCGCCTCTTCTACGACACCGTCAAGGGCGGCGACTTCCGCGCCCGTGAGTCCAATGTGCACCGGCTGGCCCAGATCTCCGTGGAGATCATCGACCAGTGCGTGGCCCAGGGCGTTCCGTTCGCCCGGGAGTACGGCGGACTCCTCGACACCCGCTCCTTCGGCGGCGTCCAGGTCTCCCGTACCTTCTACGCCCGCGGCCAGACCGGCCAGCAGCTCCTCCTCGGCGCCTACCAGGCCCTGTCCCGGCAGATCGCCGCGGGCACCGTCACCATGCACCCGCGGACCGAGATGCTCGACCTGGTCGTCGTCGACGGGCGGGCCCGCGGCATCGTGGCCCGCGATCTGATCACCGGCGAGATCTCCACCCACTTCGCGGACGCCGTGGTCCTGGCCACCGGCGGCTACGGCAACGTCTTCTATCTGTCGACCAACGCCATGAACTCCAACGCCACCGCCGTCTGGCGGGCCCACCGCCGCGGTGCCTGGTTCGGCAACCCCTGCTTCACCCAGATCCACCCCACCTGCATCCCGCGCACCGGCGACCACCAGTCGAAGCTGACCCTGATGAGCGAATCACTCCGCAACGACGGCCGTATCTGGGTGCCGAAGGCGGCGGGCGACACCCGGCCCCCGGGCGAGATCCCCGAATCCGAACGGGACTACTACCTGGAGCGGATCTACCCCTCCTTCGGCAATCTCGTCCCGCGGGACATCGCCTCCCGGGCCGCGAAGAACGTCTGCGACGAGGGCCGCGGCGTCGGCCCCGGCGGACAGGGCGTCTACCTCGACTTCGCGGACGCGATCCGCCGGCTGGGCCGCGAGAAGGTGGCGGAGCAGTACGGCAACCTGTTCGACATGTACCAGCGGATCACCGCGGAGGACCCGTACGAGGTCCCCATGCGGATCTACCCCGCCGTGCACTACACCATGGGCGGGCTCTGGGTGGACTACGACCTCCAGACCACCGTCCCGGGGCTCTTCGCGATCGGTGAGGCCAACTTCTCCGACCACGGAGCCAACCGCCTCGGCGCCTCCGCCCTGATGCAGGGACTCGCCGACGGATACTTCGTCCTGCCGTCCACCATCAACGACTACCTCGCCCGCACCCCCCTCGGTGACCGGCCCACCGCCGCGCATCCGGAGGTCGCGGACATCGTCGCGGAGACCGAGGACCGGCTGAACCTCCTGCTCGCCGTCGACGGCGACCGGACCCCCGACTCCTTCCACCGCGAACTCGGTGAACTGATGTGGGAGTACTGCGGGATGTCCCGTACGGAGGAGGGACTCCGTAAGGCCCTCGAACGCATCCCGCAGATCCGGGAGGAGTTCTGGCAGCGCATCAAGGTGCCCGGCACCGGAGACGAGTTCAACCAGTCGCTGGAGAAGGCCAACCGGATCGTCGACTATCTGGAGCTGGCCGAGCTGATGTGCCTCGACGCCCTGCACCGCGCCGAATCGTGCGGCGGCCACTTCCGCGAGGAGTCCCAGACCCCCGACGGCGAGGCCGCCCGCCGCGACGAGGAGTTCGGCTACGCCGCAGCCTGGGAGTTCCCCCGGGACCGGCGCGCCCCCGTCCTCCACAAGGAAACCCTCGTCTTCGAACACGTCCACCCCACCCAGCGGAGCTACGCATGA
- a CDS encoding succinate dehydrogenase/fumarate reductase iron-sulfur subunit: MRLTLRVWRQQRADAPGAMAVYDVDGISPDMSFLEMLDTLNEELILRGDDPVAFDHDCREGICGACSLVINGDAHGPERTTTCQLHMRSFTDGDTIDVEPWRAAAFPVVKDLVVDRSAFDRIIQAGGYVSAPTGSAPEAHAAPVPKADADYAFEHAECIGCGACVAACPNGSAMLFTSAKVNHLKVLPQGAPERESRVLDMVAAMDEEGFGGCTLAGECATACPKGIPLPSISAMNKEWLRATRRTRT; encoded by the coding sequence ATGAGGCTCACCCTCCGCGTCTGGCGCCAGCAGCGCGCCGACGCACCCGGCGCCATGGCCGTGTACGACGTCGACGGCATCTCCCCGGACATGTCGTTCCTGGAGATGCTCGACACCCTCAACGAGGAGCTGATCCTCCGCGGCGACGACCCCGTCGCCTTCGACCACGACTGCCGCGAGGGCATCTGCGGAGCGTGCAGCCTCGTCATCAACGGCGACGCCCACGGCCCCGAGCGGACCACCACCTGCCAGCTCCATATGCGGTCCTTCACCGACGGCGACACCATCGACGTGGAACCCTGGCGGGCCGCCGCCTTCCCGGTGGTCAAGGACCTGGTCGTGGACCGCTCCGCCTTCGACCGGATCATCCAGGCCGGCGGCTATGTGTCCGCCCCCACCGGCTCGGCGCCCGAAGCCCACGCCGCACCGGTGCCGAAGGCCGACGCCGACTACGCCTTCGAACACGCCGAGTGCATCGGCTGCGGGGCGTGCGTGGCCGCCTGCCCCAACGGGTCGGCGATGCTCTTCACCTCAGCGAAGGTCAACCACCTCAAGGTGCTGCCACAGGGCGCGCCCGAACGGGAGAGCCGGGTGCTCGACATGGTCGCGGCCATGGACGAGGAGGGCTTCGGCGGCTGCACCCTGGCCGGCGAATGCGCCACGGCCTGCCCCAAGGGCATTCCCCTGCCGTCGATCTCCGCCATGAACAAGGAGTGGCTGCGCGCGACCAGGCGCACCCGGACCTGA
- a CDS encoding succinate dehydrogenase cytochrome b subunit, with protein sequence MASATRTERKPAAGTRPRPPRSFWGSTVGKKTVMAVSGLIMLGYLVAHVAGNLKVFFGPEEFNAYGHWLRTMGAPVLHHEWALWIVRIGLVAAVVAHAVSAYQLSRRDIRARPTGYVHKRRRASYATRTMRWGGVIIALFVVWHILDLTTLTVNENAEPGKPYENVVATFSTWYGNVIYLTAMLAVGLHVRHGFWSAAQTLGIGSARRDRALKSVANGLALVLTAGFVAVPVAVMTGVVS encoded by the coding sequence ATGGCTTCGGCAACACGTACGGAACGGAAACCGGCGGCCGGGACCCGGCCCCGGCCCCCGCGCTCCTTCTGGGGGTCCACGGTCGGCAAGAAGACCGTGATGGCCGTCAGCGGACTGATCATGCTCGGCTATCTGGTCGCCCATGTCGCGGGCAATCTGAAGGTCTTCTTCGGACCCGAGGAGTTCAACGCCTACGGCCACTGGCTGCGCACCATGGGCGCGCCCGTGCTCCACCACGAGTGGGCGCTGTGGATCGTGCGGATCGGACTGGTCGCCGCGGTCGTCGCGCACGCCGTCAGCGCGTACCAGCTGAGCCGCCGGGACATCCGGGCCCGTCCCACCGGCTATGTGCACAAGCGGCGCCGGGCGAGCTACGCCACCCGGACCATGCGCTGGGGCGGGGTGATCATCGCCCTCTTCGTCGTCTGGCACATCCTCGACCTGACGACCCTCACGGTGAACGAGAACGCCGAGCCCGGCAAACCGTACGAGAACGTCGTGGCCACCTTCTCGACCTGGTACGGCAACGTCATCTACCTCACGGCGATGCTCGCCGTCGGGCTGCACGTCCGGCACGGCTTCTGGAGCGCCGCCCAGACCCTCGGCATCGGCAGCGCCCGCCGCGACCGGGCCCTCAAGTCCGTGGCCAACGGCCTCGCGCTCGTCCTGACCGCGGGCTTCGTCGCCGTACCCGTCGCCGTGATGACCGGAGTGGTGAGCTGA